A window of Schistocerca cancellata isolate TAMUIC-IGC-003103 chromosome 1, iqSchCanc2.1, whole genome shotgun sequence genomic DNA:
ATTTAAATGTGTACTATCTCAGACACAAATAGGGACTCCATCAGGCTTTGGCATATTGATATTGTCCAATTGTAGTTATTTAAGCTGTTCATGTGGttctaattgtgtgtgtgtgtgtgtgtgtgtgtgtgtgtgacttaccTTTGCAGAATTATCTGACTGGTTCTCCATGGATCTCCTTTGTAAGGGAACATATGAGAAttgagttcagcatttctgcttttgctttgctatgctAAATTTCAGCTCCTCATGCCACTGGCAGTCTTTACATAAGATAATGTTCTGATagagtagtcattgaaggcttaatGTGTTGGTCATTTGACAACCAAACTTGTTTCATTTAGCATTTCTCTCTGTCTACCTTCGTAAGGTTTGTGTTAGTTGCTGTTCCTTTAGAACTTTCATTATATAGATAGTACCATGGGCTGTCCCATACATCacaaactgttctactaggtacaagTACTTAGTCAGCTGCTCTCCTAAATTTCAGCCAGAGTTCACATTACATGCCGCTGCCCAGAGTCTCATTGAGATATAACACTTCTGTTACTTCATCTAAATTACTGAACATACAAGTCTTTTTGCATGTTTTATTTGCCCTTTACATGTTGGCAATCATCTATAACCGTATTATATTCGCTAATGCCAATTTCAATATAGACATCCTCAAAGAAGTTATATCTGATTGTTGCCATTAGACTTTACCTATTTCCATCATGAGCAGGCTTTTGAACTATGTTTTCTAGATTATTTCCAGAAAAGGCATTTGGTATTGTTTCGCAAGATATCTTGTTACATTCATTACTGAGGGAGTTGTAATTTTGACTTCAGTTTCACAGTCTACCTGACAATGACACATCACTGAGATTTGTCTCCATACCTCACAGTCTAACATATACTTTCATGATACAGCTGCCCATTATGTCACCCACTGTAATAGCAGCACAGCAAGTGACAAGCATGTTGAATTGTTGATTACAGCATCTGGTGAATGAACAGTACATCATTTATAATGGCATGAGTAttgtttcattctttttatttttatcaggGATGTGTGTACTACAATAAGTTGAGTTGAGGAAGACACCTAACTGATCATTGTAGGGGCCTCAAAGACACCTGAATTAATActataaattaaatttaaataatagAAAGCCCAATTCAGCTTTACAGTGAAGGTATAATATTTGATATATAGCCTCTGTTGATCGGTACAGCAGCAATTATATAAGTTTTTTGGAACTATCGAAATATCAGATTTGGCTGGTTACATTATCAAGATGGGGGATACCAACCATTTTGCTCTTATACAATACAGTATCATGAcgtcacatgttgaaaacactAACAGACAAATATCATATGAAGTGTATTTAACTGACAAAAACTTCAAACTAATGAAGCACCCATTGCAAGTAGTGTTTTTTTAGCAGGAACAAACAAAATATGCAACATTCCTACCATTAAATACAATCCAAAATATAAACTTACACAAAAATCCAGCAAGTGAAATCCAAAAAAACTCAATAGGCCTAAATGAAATCAGGAAAAGTGAACTGTACTATACCAACAAACAAATGAATCTGCAAAAACTGTTATTGGAAATTTCTCTTGACTTACATAGCTAAAATTAAGTACACTACATCACAACACCACACACAGCACCAAAACGCCAGTATCGAAAAGTTAACTTTAGTTGTTTAGCTCAAACAAAGTCTGTGATACGAAAACTCGCTCATCCTTAATGGCCAGTTAGGCTTTTTGAACCAGACGGTCACTTGACTCTTCACATGACATTCTTAACGGATAAAGTTAGTAACATTTATGTGGTGGGATGTGAGTTGTGATCTAGACTGTTCATCATATGTGGCCTTGCTGCCCCCCACAGACAAGCACCAGATCCTCTTACCTCTCAGTTCTGTAACCCTGCCCCCTCTCAACTTGGGGTCATTATCAGTGTTAATGTACAGttcactgctgctgccactgaaaATCCATTTTTCCCTCTTCTACCTGCCTATACTTTCCTACCTGTTCCTTGCCCCATATTTCCTCTTCCAGTTACACTAATTATTTCCTCTTCCCCAACAACTACAGGTGTGAagctgtggaagggggggggggggggggggggttaatagaggaaaaagtgaaaaccaatgaaatatttatttgtttctgttctgttttttcctttactgttcaatatttttaaaagaataatttacttactttcagtTACTTTATCACCAATGTTCCCGGATACACTTATGCTAGGCATGGAAATTCGCATAAAAGTTTCAGACTATGTAATGGATCGAATATCTGCCTTGAGGCTCCAGTATCCTGGCAAGTATGAGAACATAGCTTGCCTCCGCTCAAATGCAATGAAGTATCTTCCCAACTTTTTTAGAAAAGGACAAGTATGTTAGTATGCTCGGAACGTTCTTTCTGACCGAATTTTAATTATCTTTGGTCTGCATACTTACTTTTGTTTAACTGTTTCAGctgaagaaaatgttcttcttataCCCTGATCCTCATTTCAAGAAGTCTAAGCACAAATGGAGAATAATTAACAAAACACTTTTGGCAGAATATGCTTATGTCTTGGCTGTTGATGTAAGTtaaaaattctgtttatttttgttGGCACAGAGTGTATGGTTGTTGTGATTGTGTGAAGCCAGTATAATTTGTATATAGCATAGAAATATCAGTTGGGTGCTGAAATTTTCTTTCCTGATTCtgcaatattttttatatattcgCTTATCATTTTTTTGCCTTCTTTGTTCACAACCAAGATGCCAAGCGCAAgttacagagaaaataaaatcgcTATAAAACCAATTGAGATTTTCATTTTTATCATTAAAATCACAATCTTGCCAGCACTGGCAGAGAATTCAATTCACAAAAAATACTGCTTGGTCaccttataatttttttcctgtgaCTTAGTAGATTACATTATGAAATGAGTATTTACACAACTAGAGGCTGTCAGCTGCTGGCGATTTCACTGTGTAATTCATTTTTCTTCCAGGTATGccatttattgttctgttcagatgaTAATGCTATTGATTTTGAAGTCATGTAACTACCTCTAGAGGCACCTTCTAGAAGTCCAAGTTGTAGTCAAGTTCCAAAATGTATTTCCTAGGCTTTTCCAGAACCTTATAATAAATGCTCATTGACTCCTAATTAGCATCAGTAAGTGTGCCAAACTAAGAAAAAATAGTGCTTTCAAACTGCCAGAAGACACAAAATGGATTTTTTTATTCAGTGAAAATCAGTGTCCTTGcagctgtattttatattttatttttatgtttatctcACATCTAACTATTGATTTCAAGATAATAATGTCTCATCGTCAGGTACCTATTGAATTTGCTTCTTGAATGCAAGTATTGTAACTGCCCTTCCATCAAGAAAATTGCATATAATACATCTGCCTCAGGTTCTGGTGGCTCTTGATTCATGAAATATGTCATACAGGAACCTGAAGATGAGACAGTGGTGTCTCCCACTGtctcatccacacacacacacacacacacacacacacacacacacacacacacactctaggtaaacatcaacataaaaaataaGCAGCTGCAATGAAATTGACttttaatcaaataaataaataacaattgatGGTCCTATGGGTATTCAGCATGTAGCCAACTCCACAAAGACGAAACAGACTTGATATGGATGGAAGTTCGAATGTACAAGCAATGTGAAACTTACATTAGGAGTCTTTAATGAAATTGATCTTATTGAGACTGGAGATGGGATAGGTGGAGATATTTGTGCATTGGATCAGATTTATCGTAAATGTGGTCTGATGAGTATGAAACATATGACATAGGAAAGGGTCGTCAGAGGTCATCATAGTCTGAGAGAATGTTAATGCAATGTAATATGTGATAAGGACAATCAATATAACTTTAAATGGGATTGAGCCCATCCCACGGCAGGGGTTCGGTATCTTCTACCTGTGTCATATCATAGAAGTTGCTTGATTGATTCATACTAAGATAATACTGAGCAAAAACAAGAATGTTCCTCCGAAATCTAtcaaaaaattcattaatttcataTGCAGTCATAGCTCTTTTTTGGGTAACTAAGCAACAAACAACATGCTTCTGTAAAATCTATGGAAAAAATCATTAAGTTCTGATGCAGTCTCATCACTTTTTTGGGTAATAGACTGTCAAGGTAGCTAACAGATGTGAACAGAATAATAATTTGGAGTTATACTGGTGGTTGGAGGCACCATTAGAATAAATAATTTTGTGCTAATGGATGTCTGGCTGGATCATACACAGTGTGAAGTGGCAGCAACCATGTTTGCAGATATTAAGTATTTGGTGATTGGATCAGTTTGCTTGGAGGTATGAAGAAGATCTTTGTGTTATGTGTGTTTTAACACCACTTGGATTTAGCATGTGACTCTGGAAAAGTACAAATTACTGTAAAATGAGAGCAGTTTTAGCTGTTGGAGGAGCTATTATTGGGAATGGGCACCTCAATCTAGTGTACCCAAATAAATGAAGTTTTGCTCATATGTTTTACAcctattgtatcttttctgtatcTTCTGTGGCCTTATCTTACTACAGTTCAGTCCTCCAGCCACCCTTGGAAATGGTCATAGACATGTTTGCACATACTCTCCCCTCCAAACCCACCCTAGCcccctgactctctctctctctctctctcactcaccatTTTACTAGTTTACTTCTCTGTGATACAGCACCATGTTTTCATCTTTTCAGGCAGTAGTGTATACAGTAACAGACGTCAGGGACCTCCATGAATGGATGGTGCAACATTTCACTGAGCATCCTTTGTTTGTTCGGCTTTCGGATGACGATATTGTAAGTAGTCACAGGAATCAGTTAGTAACACTGCAATTTTTGCAACTGATAACCAATACATTCTCTGTTTCCAGAAGGATGATCCGGTTATTGAGAAGCTGTACGACAGTTCTGAAGAAGGTCAGAAAGTTTCCCGTAACCATGGTGAGAAATTTCTGGCAGTCTTCAGGAGAGTTCCAGATCCTTATATTTCAAAATGatgcaaatttatgtacatgttatttattttattttcaataaaatcacATACAAATATGGCTGTAAAATATTTTTAGAGAACTGACATAACTGCGTGCAGTTCTAGTAGTCGTCTCAGCTTCGTACAAATGGCGCCAGTGTGTTCTGGAACTTAAATTCAAATGGAATGATAAAGAATTAGATGTTTTGGCTGCAGTAACTGGAATGAAAATACTGTACATGTTCagtacaaatgtaaaagaacaaGAATGAtatagaatggggggggggggggtgaggcaaaGAGAATATTTAATCACTTATCTTAAAGAGAGTACATGAGGACTGAACTAAACCCAAGCATATCTAAAAATTAGGCATCAACACTATTTGCAAATGGACTTCTTTACTGCTCTTAAAAACTTTTACCACCAAGGTGTTTCTTAACGTGAAGGTACTTGATGCCAGTAAAAGTAATTTGGGCAGTGGACGAAACAGTCCATTGGACATGAACAGTTACCCAAACATGGAACTTTTCTGTTCATTTAAAAGATATTTATAACCATTTATGAATTTCAGAAATGTGTTGGTGCCCATAAAGGTGACGACTCTTTACCATCTGTATGACGTcagaacccgtggtctagggtagcgtctttgattagtaattgaATCCTGCCAcatcttaaattttgattaataatcagcattggtggccaaaaacttccagcgtaagaagtcaccatcattctgcgaaagaccttgtcaaagagagcggacagaggttcagggcacactcttgtcattagggtgggaaactgcccctaaaggcagaagaatcagcaatgatcaacggcatgaggatgcagaaggcaatggaaaccactgtgttaaagatacataacgtgtatccacaagacatgtggcctataattgaaaaagtgtcatgatgatctctccattgtcaaaagattctgaatagtcccccattttgatctccgggaggggactaccaaggcgtaggtgaccatcagaaaaagactgaataatcaatgaaaggaaaaTGTTCTATGAggtgggcatggaatgtcagaagcttgaatgtggtagggaagctagaaaatctgaaaaggggaaatgcaaaggctcaatctagatatagtaggagtcagtgaattgaaacggaaagaagacaaggatttctggtcagatgagtacaaggTAATATCAAAAGCATCAGAAAGTGGTATAATGGGAATAGGATTTTTTATGAATTGAagggtagggcaaagagtgtgttacagtgaacagttatcagaaacgacagcaaaccaacacagacaacaatagttcagggaTACATGTCAATGTCgaaagctgaaggtgaagagaaagaaaaggtatatgaaggtaatacagtacaaaagtgagatgaaaatctagcATTTATGGGGGGACTGTATTGCAGTtgtaggaggagggggtggggtgggggggagaaaAGGTTACgagggaatatgggcttgggacaaggagtgagagaagggaaagactaattgagttctataataaatttctgctagtaatagcaaatactctgaggAGGCGGAATACTTGGAAAAGACagggtgatactggaagatttcagttagattacatcatggtcagacagagattccgaaatcagatagtggattgtaatgcgtacgcaggagcagatatagacagatCACAATGTAAAAGTAATGAAGAGGAGGTTgaattttaagagattagtcaggaagaatcaatacgcaatgaagtgggatacagaagtaccaaggaatgacaaaatgcgcttgaagttttctaatgctgtagatacagcgataagtaatagctcagtaggcagtacagtcgaagaggaatggacatctctaaatagggcacttacagaagtgggaaagaaaaacataggtgcaaagaagatacctgtgaagaaaccatgggtaagagaagaaatacttcagttgattgatgaaagaaggaagtacagaaatgttcagggaaattcaggaaacagaaatacaagtcgccgaggaatgaaataaacatgaacatttcaaaaaaatatcatccacacaattccgaacacaagagctgacaagtgtaagAATTATCACACAAGCAGCTTAATGGtgtatgcatccaagttgctgacaagaataatatacagaagaatggaaaataaaattgaggatctgctagatgatgttcagtttggctttagaaaaggtaaaggcacccggGGGGCAGTTCTGATgtttcggttaataatggaagcaagacaaaagaaaaaccaAAACATGTTCACAgggtttgttgacctggaaaagcgttcaacTGTgtgaaatggagcaagatgttcgaaattctgagaaaaatagagatgggctatagggagagatgggcaaaatacaatgtgtacaagagccaagagggtataatgtgagtggaggaccaagaacgaagtgctcgcattaaaaaggttgTAAAACAGCGATGTAGTCttccccccctactgttcaatctgtacatcaaagaagcaataatggaaataagagaaaatttgtggagtggaattaaaattgaaggggaaaggatatcaatgatatgattcgctgatgacattgctatcctaagagAAAGTAAACAAGacttacatgatgtgctgaatggaataaacaatctaatgagtacagaatatgggttgaaaataaatcaaagaaaggcgaaagtaatgagaagtagcagaaatgagaatagcaagaaacttaacatcacaattgacggtcacgaagtagatgaagtcaaggaattctgttaCTTAGGCAGCACAATAGCCCATGAGCACTggaaaaaacggcattcctggccaagagaagtcttctagtatcaaacataggccttaatttgaggaagaaatttctgggaaggtacatttggagcacagcattgtatggtagtgaaacatggactttgggaaaaccagagcagtagagaatcaaagcattttagATGTGATGCTAGAGACGAatattcaaaattaggtggactgataaggcaaggaatgacgaAGTTCTGCACATAATGGGAgatgaaatgaatatgtggaaaactctgatgaggagaagcgacaggatgataagacatctgttaagacatcagggaatagcttccattgtactagagggagctgtagatggtaaaaactgtagaagaaaacatagactggaatacatccagcaaataattgacgacttaggttgcaagtgttattcCGTgatgagattggcacaggagaagaattcatggaagaccgcatcaaattagtcagaagactgatgacccataaACATAAGAGGAATCATGCCACCACACCTGTTTAATATACATTAATAGAGGTCAGTTTTAATGGCATTAATAACATGTTATATATACAACATACATATATTAGCACCTGTAAACATGGCACCTTTAGTTTTAATATGTAAATTTGCTTTgtctttttaaagttattttaattaCCAGGGATGTTTTTTTCGACTTCTGTCCCTGAACACCCAAAAAAGTGGTGGATATTTGCCATAGTTTAGTGACATTAGTGTTTTCTCATGTTGTTTTACATTATTCTTCACAAAGCAGTTTCAGCCAAACTGCATATCAATAGGGCTTCGACTCGCTCAACAAGAAATGATATGTCTTGCTTTTTTATGTTAGAATGTACTTGCTCAGAGAGTTTACATTGACTGTATACAGCCAACTTACTTCATTTTATGTATGATGGTGGCACTATACATGTAccgatatttttaatgtgtggccCTCAGCTACGTAATGTAAGTTACCATTTTGTAAGCTGAATCAGTGAATTTATCTTCTTGTATGGTGACATTTCCACCATGCTGAAAATGCTGACATTGGTCAActgaaacatataaaaataaaggaaaagttagATGTGACTTGTGGCTACTGTATGATTTTAATAACACACCATATACTTGTTTACAACATAGAGATATAGATAAAACAATTTTACCTTCCAGCTGTACAGTAGTGCTAAGCAAACTGGAACAAATTCTGTGTGTGTTTCCTATATGATACACCAGTCTCCTAATGTACATATCATGATTGAAGAAATGATATCACGTAACTGATTTTTCCAGATTTAATTCAGTTtgggtgatgatagtgatgataatGTGGCAGTGGTGAGGGCACATAGCAGCAAGGTCTTTAGCACCCAATACTAAACTATAATGAGTTGAGTGTGGATAAAGTTCACAGAATTATTAAAATGGGAACTTCAAATAAAACCATAATGACACATTTAAAAATGTGTGCAAATGTGTGATACACAGTAAAAAGGGAAAAAgcaatggaaataattaaaagaaggTGGTAGGTACCTACAGCTGACTGGTTAGTTCGAGCACAAGGTAGCGCATCTGCTGTTGCAATGGAAATGATGAATTTCCACGTTTTTACAGTGTATAAATTCCACATAACTGCAAAAGAATGAAATGCCCTGTTACTGGAGCGTTGGAAGCTCTGTAATACCACTCATTGAGGTTGTTGTTGTGCTAAATGTAGGGAAGGAGACTGTGTTAATGCAGTTTTTACAAAAACTGGGCACAGATACGAAGGCAAATAATCAAAACTAGAATAAAAAGCTATTTTATAAGGAGCAAGAGTTGAAGGTCGATTTGAACGGAAAACTGAGTAAGCTCAGACAAAGAATGAGGGCTGATAATTAGCAGCTGAGTAAAAATCTGATGGTAAATAATCAGGTGTAGAGTGCAGATTGGAAGAAACATTGGATCAGAAAGTAATAGACTTTCATAATTAGATGCTGGAGCAGTTCAATAAATTTACATTGGAATATAGCAAGTCATTCAACACACAATTTAAATTCATGTGCAGGGTTAAGACACACTGTCAGCTGATGGAAGTGAATGTAACTAAAATACAGGTTTGAGTAAACTCACAACAGAAAACTGCAGAACAATTTCTGCTGGACACTGTAGTCACGAATAGTGAGAAGTTCATGCAGAAAATGCATgtgaacaaaataaatattatgtatTTAGAGTAGTTTCAAGTGTGCAATGACAGTACTCAGATTCTGAATCGAACGTACAGGAATTGGAAGAAACGATGAAGAATgtcaaaataatttaataagaCAAGGAAAAGAAATGCAACTGCAAATGCAAATTGTTGTAGGTACGTTATTGTTGATACCATGCTCGGTCAAGGACAGTGTAAGGAATGTTATCCACACAAACAACTACATCTGAAGTGAAGCTCGTAGAACATGGGAAACAATGTATCTGAACAGTACAGTACATCTTCTGACTCTGAAAATGCGCTCCTAAGCAAATACTGTTTGTGAGAGAAGAACTGGATTAATAAGTTGTccagttttgaaattatttttagctCGTGTATTATTGGTCAGGCATCCTGTACTGTTTTGAATGGCAAAAAGACAGgcaccattttcaataagattattgATTTTCCATGTCAAACTGAGTTGACTGCCGAAGAAACACAGCAAGTAGTGCAACAGCAAGTGGAGAAGATGGTACTGTCTAGGAAATTAAAACATGCCTAAGTAATGTTTCGCCGTTCCTTGGAATAATTTAGAATGCCTAACTTTTGTATCTTGTTGAATGGCTGATGGTAACGTTCCATTAAATAAGTAATTCATCCTTTTTAAAGCATGCCAGGCATTTCATTTGGTGCATCAAGTCAGTTTTGTGGGAATCTAATTATTAAAATGATGTAGTCAACACATTAATTGTAATGTCTCCTCAGTTTATTTCTACAAAGATGTACACCAAAATCTCTTCCATGATTAACACAGTACTGGCATAATACTTTGCTAAAACTGATGCGATACTAACTTTGTACTGATGAAATGTGATTACCGCAACTGATCATTATATAACATCCCACACTTATAAAATCAttctacatatttttcaaaatgacTGTAATTAAACTTACAATTGACATTTGTATGCTGTCATAAAATTCATTACAGATTTCATCTTGACAAATTGAGACAGTATGCATTATATAATTAGCATATTGAAATAATTCTGTTTTTACATTAAAATCTCATGAAATACACACTGATTATAATGACACTGACTAGTTTTGACAGTTACTTCACAATTACA
This region includes:
- the LOC126176170 gene encoding tRNA (guanine-N(7)-)-methyltransferase isoform X2 gives rise to the protein MAAALPQKKYYRQRAHSNPIADHCFDYPVHPEKMNWSELYPAYFKNNSEGNSAEKSETKCVEFADIGCGYGGLLVTLSPMFPDTLMLGMEIRIKVSDYVMDRISALRLQYPGKYENIACLRSNAMKYLPNFFRKGQLKKMFFLYPDPHFKKSKHKWRIINKTLLAEYAYVLAVDAVVYTVTDVRDLHEWMVQHFTEHPLFVRLSDDDIDDPVIEKLYDSSEEGQKVSRNHGEKFLAVFRRVPDPYISK
- the LOC126176170 gene encoding tRNA (guanine-N(7)-)-methyltransferase isoform X1 encodes the protein MAAALPQKKYYRQRAHSNPIADHCFDYPVHPEKMNWSELYPAYFKNNSEGNSAEKSETKCVEFADIGCGYGGLLVTLSPMFPDTLMLGMEIRIKVSDYVMDRISALRLQYPGKYENIACLRSNAMKYLPNFFRKGQLKKMFFLYPDPHFKKSKHKWRIINKTLLAEYAYVLAVDAVVYTVTDVRDLHEWMVQHFTEHPLFVRLSDDDIKDDPVIEKLYDSSEEGQKVSRNHGEKFLAVFRRVPDPYISK